In a single window of the Accipiter gentilis unplaced genomic scaffold, bAccGen1.1, whole genome shotgun sequence genome:
- the LOC126036657 gene encoding apoptosis-associated speck-like protein containing a CARD produces MSGRRDRILRALEELSAAELRRLKAALNRSPLAAGYGTIPRGRMEGADPLDLTDLVIGFYREGYGTRVVGEALRSIQRLDLADGLGGDDAPRRSRDADDLADDDLADDFAALSPAERFVARHRLALIGRVRGVAALLDRLEADGVLSAEEAAAVAAGPTPQEQMRRLLATAPAWGRRGHRRFLRAVRCLHPHLMEDLGDAPEGDP; encoded by the exons atgtcGGGGCGCCGCGACCGCATCCTACGGGCGCTGGAAGAGCTGTCGGCGGCGGAGCTGCGGCGGTTGAAGGCGGCGTTGAACCGGTCACCGTTAGCGGCCGGTTACGGCACCATCCCCCGCGGGAGGATGGAAGGGGCCGACCCCCTCGACCTCACCGATTTGGTGATCGGGTTTTACCGGGAAGGGTACGGCACCAGGGTGGTGGGAGAAGCTCTGCGGAGCATCCAACGGTTGGATTTGGCCGATGGATTGGGTGGGGATGACG CCCCACGCCGCAGCCGCGACGCCGACGACCTCGCCGACGATGACCTCGCCGACGACTTCGCCGCCCTCTCGCCGGCCGAACGCTTCGTGGCCCGGCACCGCCTGGCCCTGATCGGGCGGGTTCGGGGGGTGGCCGCCCTCTTGGACCGCTTGGAGGCCGACGGGGTGTTGAGCgccgaggaggcggcggcggtcgCCGCCGGCCCCACCCCGCAGGAGCAAATGCGGCGGCTTTTGGCCACCGCCCCGGCGTGGGGACGCCGAGGGCACCGGCGGTTCCTGCGGGCCGTGCGTTGCCTGCACCCGCACCTGATGGAGGATCTGGGCGACGCCCCCGAGGGGGACCCTTGA